The region GAAAACACTATCCAGCCTGCAGTGGAAATTCTCTTCTCGTAACGAGGAGCGTGTCGGCTGCCGCAACGCTGACACGAAAATACGTTGGCCATGGGCTGTGCCTGATAAGCAAGCGGCGCAGGCATCGGATTTTGCATATGTTCCGTTTGACGAGGCTCGGTTTGAGTTTGAAACTCATCAGTTTTCCACGCGTAAGGACGCGGAGAGGAATGACCATACGGGTTGTGCGGTGCCGGCTGCTGGAACGTAAATTTCGTTCCGCAGAAACGGCAGAAGTTGGTGTCTTCAGAGTTGAGTTTTCCGCAATTTTGGCAAGTCGTCATAGATGGCCCGTTGTTTGTTACACGCCCAATTACGAATAATAGCAAAGAAATGTTCGTTTATCGAAAATAATAGAAATAGACATGAAACAACTTCGCATCATCCTTTTTTCACTCTTGCTTTGTTCGGCGGCTTTTTGCCAGCAGTCCGATTCTGCTTTGCGCGGCGTTATCGGGAAAGATAGAAGCGATAAATCAAAAGACGGTGAACTTCCGACACTGTCGGCCGCCGAACATTTACAGCGCGGACAGACGTATTTTGATAACAGACAATTTCCTCAGGCGCGTGAGCATTTTCAGAAGATCTTTGATAATTATCCGACAGATCCTTCGATGTCCGGCGCGTTGTTTATGACTGGCCGTTCGTATTACTGGGAACGCGAGTACGCAAAAGCGATTCCATTTCTCGACCGTGCTGCTCGTGAATATCCCGGCACAAAGGACGGGCGCGAAGGCTTGAATTTCAAAGGCGCGTGCAACGTCCGGCTCGGCAACAACGAAGAGGCCGCGAAGATTTATGAGCAATACACGATTATGTATCCAACAGGTGAGCGGATCGACGGTGCTCACCTGAATATCATCGACGCATTGCGCGAGGCTGGTAAATACGACGAAGCAAATTTATGGGTCGATAAAACGCACGAAGTTCGCCGGACAGCCGACAGAGACGAATGCGATGCAAGGCCGTTTGCGGATGTATATCTATCGTGG is a window of Chloracidobacterium sp. DNA encoding:
- a CDS encoding tetratricopeptide repeat protein encodes the protein MKQLRIILFSLLLCSAAFCQQSDSALRGVIGKDRSDKSKDGELPTLSAAEHLQRGQTYFDNRQFPQAREHFQKIFDNYPTDPSMSGALFMTGRSYYWEREYAKAIPFLDRAAREYPGTKDGREGLNFKGACNVRLGNNEEAAKIYEQYTIMYPTGERIDGAHLNIIDALREAGKYDEANLWVDKTHEVRRTADRDECDARPFADVYLSWALERSRSDRCYYAVAIEVCRLNDESRRSQISSRHRA